DNA from Quercus lobata isolate SW786 chromosome 1, ValleyOak3.0 Primary Assembly, whole genome shotgun sequence:
AATATGGATATAGATatggagaaggagaaggagggTATGTCCAATTATACTGAGGATTGGCTGGGCCAAAAAGAACCTTCTCTGAGATCATGGAAACGTATTTTTCGGAGTTCCAATTTTCAAACTCCTGTTGAGAATTTGCCTAAGCTTCAACACGCGGATAAGCGACCTTCACCAGCCTCATCTTCTTTGAACTCTTCAATTCACAAAAAACAAGCTATTTGTTCAGATAGTTTGAATGTTTCTCAAACatttgttgggggtaatctTCCACCCCTCCTCTCCAACATGAAGATTTTAAGCCTTTACTGCTGAGGGCTTGGAATCCCAGAGGCAGTAAAAGAACTCCGCTGTTTGGCGAGAGAAAAATGTCCTGAAATTCTTTTTCTGTCTGAAACTCGTCTAGATATGGATGGTTTTTTCGCAGATTAAAGAATAAATTGGAATTGACAGCAGGTTTTTACGGTCCCCAGAATTGGATTTGGTGGTGGCTTGGCCCTCCTTTGGGTGGATAGTGTGGATTTGGATATcctatttttttcctcacatcaCATTGATGCTATAATAAATCAAGAGGGCGTTGTTTGGCACTTTACTGGTTCTTATAAACATCCCAAAACATCAAGAAAAGGAGAATCTTGGGATTTATGTGTCAACTCCATGCATCTATCTCTTTCCCTTGGCTTATATTAGGcgatttctacaaaattttgcATCCTGATGAGCATTGGGGTAATGAATCTTGGCCTTGTAATCAAATTGCTAAGTTCACAAGGGCTGTGGGTGATTGTTTATTACTAGATGACCTAGGGTTTACTGGAAATTGGCTATGctttttgttttaagtattagTTTTTGCAAGGTGTTATTAGggatggtattttttttttttttaagtataactTTAAGATGTAATCGTGTTGTCTTAGCTTTGGCTAGTGCTGtaaaagaggaagaggaagctATTGTTTGATTAAAAGAATACCCCTCTTTTCTCTTCCCCCTTGTACAACATAAATTTCCCTAGATAAAGTCTACTATCatttcttctcccaaaaaaaaaaaaaaaatatgtatgcTTTAAAGGCATACACTTACATTAGTAAAAGCCAAACTTTTTTACTGCAATTTTGTGAGAGATGGAAGAAATGATAAACAATCCCTCACAACCAATTatctcaaatttatttattgcaaaaaaaaaaaaaaaaggtttagtcAGATTCTATTTTGTCTCTctacaattttatttgatagtaCTTGGTGTAAATAGTCAGGTTAGGTAATTGTAATGATAAAACATGTGCacacaaattttgtaataattttgaTGTGACAATCAACTATAGACTTATAGTTTGAGAGAGTTTCATTCTATGATATCCACTCCTAATGATAacttttttatcattagaccaaaaaggaaaatattaacaTTTGTTGATATTCAGAAAACTAAATTAAGGgaattacatatataattaagTGAGGGAGATAGTTGAACCAGTATGATAGATTTCATTTATTGTTTGAGAGAGTTTCATTCTATGACATTTGTTTttaatgataactttttatcattagatcaaGAGGGAAAATATTAACATTTGTTGATATTTAGAAAACTTAATTAAGGGAATTACATATGTAATTAAGTAAGGGAGATAGTTGAACCAATATAATAGATTTCATTTCTGTTTTTACTAAGTGTACCAAGTTTTCTtcctcacccccccccccccaacaaacgAATGAATTGCATActaagttctctctctcttccctcatcattcttttcttgaattatattttactatttttaatcaCCTTATTCCAGCTCACAAACAGCTCCTAGACCTCAGTTCTGAGAATGAATATCATGTATGAAACCATGTTAAGTAGTTCATAGAGCACTCAACATGTTACATGCTTTATTGCACATAAAGGTTGTAGTACAAGATATTAAGTGAATAAGCAATCCAAATAAGCATAACTATAGTTCAATACCTGCAAGTTTGCTCGGAATGAAAGAGATAGCAAATGCCTTTGGGATAGCTAATTCTTCCACGTCAACAATATCTCCATTTGGAAGTTTTTGGCAACTTCACTGTTGTACCATCAGAGTAGTTCACTTCTAACGTAGGAAACTTTACGGATGCCATTGCAGCAAtctgcaccaaaaaaaaaatcctgcacacgaaagaataacaaaaagaaCATGACTCATTTGCAAATTGTTGTTCAATCATCTAGTCCTTATACTCCTATAATAAGACGCACAGGTTGCAAGCTTTCCAAGAACATTATAACTCATCAGTCATCAGCATAGTTGGAAGTAACACAAATCACAACTAATAGGATCCAGCTATTATTCAtgctaaaagttaaaagtaagccctgttttttttttttttttttttttttttgagaaaagttaGCTCTGTTTGACAATCTAAGCATACTACTTTTAATAAAATCCTATCTTTACAATACAGAAAGTGGATTTTATAGTTGTCTGTTATTAGAATTAAAATCCACTACTACATGCTTGGCatttaacttttcaaatttaaagacttttatattgatgataaaaagaaatttatagacTTCTATATTGACggtaaaaaacaattatcataaaGATAGGTTGAACCTattatatatatcttaaaaagGTAAAAGGAAGTTGTTTCTTAGTCTAAAATTTGACTTTCACCATTGATTATAATACATATTATTCTGAAATCTGACTTATATAGATTGAGGCCGTTGTCAGGAATCACTTCCCTTGCTACATGCAAAACTAATAATTTGTGATAATACTTATATAATATTTAGATTGTTGGAATAACAACAAATCAATATTATCTCACCTTTTCTTACCCTACATAATTGTATATCACACAAAACTAGGGTATAgaaattacatttatttttttcattcagaAAAAGGGAATTGActttttttgttattcatatcacattttatttaaaatactaaattCATATGCATTTATAACTTTTCGTAGGTTTAAAATACTAtcttataaagaaaaataaaaatgatactTGCAACACAAAAAGCCATTGTCTGCCACATTGGTAATCACCATtcactttatttttgttcaagGCAATCGAAATAGCAAATATAATTAGTTTTGCTTGTACAGAGGGAAGCAAAACAGTTAACCgactttttatttaattactaAAGCCATATACATATATAGAGGAACAGCCATATATTGAGCAACACTTGCAGTTCTGTGAATTTGAAGTTATCCCATTTTTCATGGAGGACAATGCCTTCAATTCGAGCCACTGCCTACTTGCAGGGGATAATACTTCAGGGCTTGATTGCCTGTGCTTTATCCGTGCGTGTGCAATTGCATGTATATAGGCTTGCAAACCCAACCATTTTATTATCTTGAATAAATTTACCTAGGGGCATTTCTTGACAACCCCTAAACTCTCCATGTTACCGAGCAAAGTGGTCATATTGACCTGAGTTGGATCTGAAAGCGAATATTACTTGACCATTGCATTACCACAATTGCCATTTCCAGCTCGGGCAACTCGATGACCTTTTTCAAGaatgttacaacttacaaccaCAGTTCAACAGCATCAAGTAAAAGCCAACTGTAACACCAACATCAATATACTGGGAattgaactttttctttttgctatgGAAATTATACACCATTCTCACCACAGTTCAACGGCTCGTGGCAAAGAAGCAGTTTCACAGACATATAAATAtgcccaaaagaaaattaaagccTAAAGCCTCTGGGAAATGGAAACTATACCAAAGCACCAATCGCAAGAGCATATTAACAAAAGATAGAAACATAAAAGGGGGAACTATGAGCATCATCCAAAATTAACCCCACAAAAGGCCTAACTAATCTCAGTAGAGAAACAAAAGAGGGACCAATGAGCACTATCATCCAAAAGAAACCCCACAAAAGACCTATCTCAGCAATAAAACATGACTTCCTTCACATTATCCTTGATCAGAGGAAGGGGCCGGAACTCTCTTCTGTTCTCACCGCCAGTAGAACCACCATCTGATGTTTCACCCTCAATGTAATAACGTGCTCGAAAAGCTGCTAAATGGGCATAATATGCAGGAGGAACTGCAATAGGAGTTATCGATTCAGTAGAGAAATAAGAATATGCACAAACTAATtgtaatttaaatgaaataaataaaaggaaataaaagatATCAAACCTATGGAAACTGATCGAGTGCACCTTGCATACCTGAAAAGGAAGTTGATCAAAGTTACAAAATAACACAACAGAAATGTTTTTATGATCCATAGAAGGAATTCAAATAAACCAGGGATTGGAAGGGAATTACGTGTAACACAAATTATTGGTTAGCCCTTGTAACAGATCTGCAGTAAAATTGTTCTCATCGTACAACACATGATAGTGCGTAGGGCGGCTAGTCCCCTGCAAGTACAATACAAATGAATTCAAATCATTCCTCTACAAGGTATGTCTATTTATAAATCATAATCAATCCATAAATAAAGCCAACTGTTCTCAAAGTTTATTCTACAATGAACCAAAGTTTTACCTGTATACCAGCATGGCTGTTAAGGTAGAAGTCAAACTCAGTTGGATGGCAAATCTTTGTATCGACAACAGTACCTACACAGAGATACAGTCAGTTGTTGTAAAATCAACAAACTGTAATTGACCCTAGGGTGACAAAAATGGGAACCTGGTTGAATATTGCCACTCCTGTCTGTCTGATTATCTGTAGGAAAAAGGCGTGTATGATGTCTTTTCtgaacaacaacaaaagtaacTTTCGGCAGATAATTTTCCTCTAGTGAAAGACAGGCCTGAAAGAAACAGTTATAAAATTAGAGACGAAGGTGTCAacataaagacaaaaaaaaactaatattcaACAATCAAGTCATGTTGATTCGGAATCGTTTTCATCCTTGTACTCCTGACATATGCCTATCTGATACATAAGGGCACCCCAGTACAATGACTCCCGAGTTCACAACAATAGCTATAATACCTTTCTTATTGCATCCATCTCATAAAGCAGAACTTGACTAAATTGACCTTCACTAACACCATCTCTGTGAGTAAAATAGAATAACATCAGATATACATGATGAAGAAATCCAATTTTGcacgataaaaaaaaaaaaaaaaattatacctgTAGAAAATAATCCTGTGGGGTTTTTGCCCGGTTGCTCTTCTGAAGGCAATAAGTTGTTCTCTGAAAAAAGAGTGACACAATTGAAGGAAAAacgagaaaataaaataatatttccttcCACTAAGGTAATAAAGAATCATGCATGACCTTACCTGATCAAGCCTCCATGAACTAAACCCCTTTGAGGATCCTGCACTGATTTATAGAGATCCTGGATAATTTCTTCACGGTGCTCCTGTGCAGAGACGAGTCCTCTGTATTTGGTTACCTCCGGCCAATCCATAGAAGCCACTACCTGTATCAATCAATTAAACCATTTAACATGATAAAGTCATAAAGGGGTTAAAAAACTACATGACATACCGCAGCTATCGAAGGGCTAGAGTCCTCTCCTGGTTGGGGATGTGTCACATCCGCACCAAATATAATTGTAGGGCGATCAGATACAAGAGGCATTCTTTTTTGAATAGCATCAGTTAACACATTGTTACGTCCCCCGGCCTATAAAGAGTTTCAATTGTCAGTTTAGATATTTGAATCCACCAATGAATTCAACAGGATTAGTCAATCAGAAATCATATAGAACTAACCTTCACATTGATCTTGAGAGCCAAATTTTCAAGGTACTGCTTACTAAGCTTTGATGCTTGCTTGGGCTGACAGCACTGAGAAACAATTCCTAGCTCCGTTTCACATATACGTTTAATCTTCCCTAAAagcaacaaaaattattttaagcaaAAGAACCCAATTCTAATTATAAAATCTGAATACTGATTGAGTTGCTCACCATATGACCCAGTGACATCAGGCAAAATAATTATCAACAGCTGAAGCTGTTTTCCTGGCTCAATTTCTTTAAGTTTGGCTGCACACTGCTTGTGAATATCCATGAGAGCCCTATCAATTTGACCAGGATGAGCTGAATGTATTGGTATCAAAGGGTTTCGGCTAAAATCCTGGTGAAATGTGCAAAAATGTCTAGTCAATTATCTAAATTCAGTAAGGATCTACACATTATACAATAAAGTAAACATGAAACACCAGGTAATATGACTCATACAATTCCTTTGCTGTTGCACATGTTGACCAATTCATCACAGAATTGGAACGGAAAATCTCTGTTCACTCGAGTAGAGAAATTCACACATGTCCAATATGACACTCTACCACCATTGACCATTTtctacaaaatcaaaattataaaggttaatcaaactaaaataacatttactaataataaaagcCATTCACAATATGCAGGCAAATAACCTTTGATACTTGAGAAACACCCAGATTAATCATTTACCTGCCACTTATTTCGGGCTACCATTATTCATTTGGGTGATGCTCTAAAGCAAACATAAACCCAATTTTACAGAATTTTCAAGCTAAATAATGTCAGGAATGGAACAATTATAATACAGTGGAATCAAGTAACCAGCTACACAACCAAATAACCACCATCTGACCTTGTTTATCATATTCCATTGCCCCATCCTAGGATTTTCCCTTGATTCTCTCCCAGTTGCATGATAAGTAAGCTGCAAAAACGGAAATGACATTAAATTTTACTGTATTATATAGACTAAATAGCTCAAACATACAAAGCACCACAAAATTACCATTGGAGGTGGCAGCACTCGGGCATCAACTGTTGTAAGTCCTTGTCGTACGTCAATTCCAAATTCCTCACGTACAAGCTTAAGACTACTAAAATCATTATGCTTTACCATCTGTAATAAAAGAGAACCATACATCACCAAATTACCAACAACGAATCCATATTGGAAATCATACAAGCTCATTCAAAAGAGATGTGAACAAATTATTGCCAATTTACAACATTAACATACCCCTGTGATACTCCGTTCCCTTTCAATAGGCCGTTGACATGTTGCTCTTAGTAGGTTAGTTACCTGTCTTTCATTTAATCTCTTTGTGTATCTCTGTCCAGCACCAATCTTACAAACCTCCATCGGTAAGTAAACTGGATTCGAATCACTACCAGCTTGAAGGGCAGGCAAAGACGCATACTGCAGAACAATGCCATATTTATCACGAAAATATTGAAGAACTGatgtctttgttttcttgtcaTCAAGGGTAAACCTGatggaaaatgaacataattaacccaaaaaaattatttttaaaaaaaacacttaagTTGAAGAAGACAATTtcaaagcacaaaaaaaaaatcgaaacaCAGCTAACAAATAAACAAGTCACTAGTAAGACAAATTCTTAtcacattagttttttttaccTAAATTGCTAACTTAATACAACTAGAAAACAATTTGCAGTATAAGCAAACTTAAATCCATGAGAAAGGGTAGTTTCTAAGAGCATTTGCAAATGAATAGAACAAACCAATAAACGTCATAAAAGATATCATTTAGAAAAAGAGGCAAAAAGGGGGAGGGAGGCAGTTACTTGAGATTTGTCAAGAAACAATggaattttcattaaataaaatcctatttattattcaatttttgtattcaactccaaaaaaaaaaaaaaaaaaaaaaaaaaaaaccaacaataacaacaacagaGCAATGCAAACAATCTACCTAGCTGAATTGGTATTTATATTCACCACATACAACGTTATGGTTACATACTAAATACACCAATAAAAGAGGGGGAGAGTGGAAGAGGACAAATACAAAAGTCTAGTTACTCACATTAACTGGCTAACTGGTTGTGTTGAAACACCAGTGACTTTGTAACTTTTTGCATACTCCGTATGAGTAAGCTCAACCTTTATTCCTCTCAAAGCCTTTTTAATCTGAAATTCACAAACAAAACAGAATTACTTCATTGGAGCTAATTTATGCATCAacaaaccaatttttttatataagtacaTCATCAACAAGCCATTGAAAGTAAAACTTCAAGTAATAGCCAACAGAATATCTGAAGATAGCAtatgtgattgtacatgtttaCACTGTTGGCTAACTTTAAtcacataatatttttcaaattttttttttttttgggtacaatgGAAGCTAACTTTAATCATCATCTACATTTCATTCAAAAGTCACATTTATTCATCAACAATCACATCATACAGCatagaaaataaccttaatacgGTCCTGATCAGACAGCCTTGACAGATTAAAACGGAAATGTTTTGCAAGAAAGTCAATCACAAGAAGTGGTTCGTAGAATGCTCTGGCTGACACATCTGCAACAAAATCAATCATATGTTAGAAGCAATATAACACAAGTGCAACTTTGAATGAAACATACCGAATAAGCATAGATATGAATGAGGAATACCTATATTTAGAGAAAGCCCCATCTGTGTTGGCCTGAGAGATTGGTAGTAGCCTCTCCAATACTCAATACCATCACCCAATTCTCCTTGAGTACCCAAGCTAGGATGAAAAAAAGACCTCCCCACAACAGTATACCTATATAGTCAAATTTTCACCAAATTAATacagttttaattttttaattttttttaatccatatcTATAGAAGAAAAATGTAGATATATTTACTTCAATGATGGTTCTGCTCTGAGTACCACATCGAGAGCTTGAATTGTTTCTTGCGGAACATCTGACTGCCTACTGATTAAAAACTCTTTCAGGTGCTGTAAGTCATGCTTAGCAACCAACTTAATTGCCACTTTGAATTGGCGTTCTTTTCTGCACCTCAAAAAACAGAGCAATGGCAACTCATATCAGACAAAATTTAAACCAccacaaaattgaaaatacccAACAAGAGAATGAAAGAACAATACCTCGCAGAACTGGAAGATGAAGATGCAGGATGGTCCTCATTTTGTAACTTGACAATGAACTCTTTGGATGTAAATGGCAATGCTCCTGCAGTATAAAGGCTCTTTCTGCCATCATAAGCAGCCCTTCTGTTACCAAAATGTGACTCTCGGTACATTGTATCTAGCTGAGTCATTACATTCCGATTCACTTTCTTTGATGTTATCTCAGGTGTTATAGTCACCTAAACCAACACAAAATATACACATGCATTACATTCAATACATATTAAATCCTCAAATaaatatccaaaaacaaaaattaccatCAACAGAGAGCCGTTAGTCCTGAAATGAGAATCAAATCTCCATTTATGGACCCATTTTTACATTCACACATGCATCAACTTCacactataataataataataataaaaaaaaaattgaaattcaaaaggTCAAAGaacacataaatatttttttaaaaaaattaatggactTAAAAATTATCAGTCTTGCTGAAATGAGATTTTTAGAcaggaaataaataataaataaacacaaaaaaaggaGAAACAAAACTCCATTTATGGACCGATGGTTACATTAACACAAACATCAACTCCGATTCACTTTCTTTCAAGTTATCTCAGGCGCTATAGTCAACTAAACCAGCACAAAATATACACCTGCATTACATTCTATACATATTGAGTCCTCAGATAAatgcccaaaaacaaaaactactaCCAACAGAAAGCCATTAGCCCTGAAatgagagtaaaaaaaaaaaaaaaaaaaaaaaaaaaatctccattaATGGTTCCATTTTTACATTCACTGATTCTCACACATGCATCAACTTCACacactttataaaaaaatttgaaaaccaaaaGGTCAAAGAACAcataaaatatgaagaaaaaaaaaattaatcaacagattttttttttaaatgactaaAAATCAACATTGTGCTATCAGTCTTGCTGAAATGCGATTCTTCAACAGTAAACaaataatagataaataaacacaaaaaaagaagaagaaacaaaactcCATTTCTAGACCGATTGTTACATTAACACAAACATCAacttcacacatttaaaaaaaaaattgaaataaaccaaaaattcaaagacaagaaataaagagaaaaaaaattgtaatcaacgaagacttaaaaaataagagtaaaataaaatatatgaaacAGGATGATGAGAAATAATTTTGGAGCATTGAAAAAAAAGGCATAAAAGGACAAAacgtatataaaaaaaaggagacGAAGTTTGTGTATAAGATACTCACATCGTAGTGGTGGAGATCTCTATCGGCGACTTCAACGAGAAAATGATTTGCTCGGACTTGGATTCTCTTTCCGACGCTTCCGTAGCCAGGCCTTCTCGGAACGACCACGGCTTTCGAGGACAAAGGCTGTGGAGGTCGATCCTGCAATGTGACTGTCCTTTCGACACCTCTGGCCAGGTCAGCCACCGTGGACGACGATGGCTGAGGCTGAGGCTGAGGCTGAGGCTGAGGCCGAGGCTGAGGCTGAGGCTGAGGCTGAGGCCGAGGCTGAGGCTGAGGCTGAGGCGGAGGAGGAGCCGAAGTTGAAGGTGAAGCGAACGATGATGGTTGTGAAACAACCGGAGCAGGCACCGGAGAGAAACTAGAGGGAACAGTACCGCggcctcttcctcctcctcctccaccaacGGCACCTCTACCTCCGGCGCCTCGTCCACCGGCGTCGCCTCGTCCGCCACGACCACCGCCGTCGCCTCGTCCGCCTCCAGCGCCTCTTCCTCTACCACCGCCTTGTTGAGACGCCGGTGACGGTTGATCACGACGATAGTCCGGTTGTCTACCGCCGCCACGTCGTGACATTGTGTgcgcgagagagagagagaaaactcaGTGAAGTGTGTGAGACTTTCAATGactacgagagagagagagagagagagagagagagattaagcGAAAAGAAGAGTGGAAGAggcaaagaagaagagagtagattgtatataaataaatagaaagaagaaaagcaaaagaCGTGtggaaaatcaaaatataaaagcatttaattttttgggcGACGGCGGGTTAATTTTTTTCTGACAATTTTACCCTCCAATTCTTATCCTAATACCCATTCGATCGCTATCTTGAACGTTTAAATTACCCTTTCAACtaatccaatttttaaaaaaaattgaaaaaccgcTATACCATTGAAAATGCCGCGAGTGGGGAAGatgagtagtttttttttttttttttttcgagtaACATGAGTAGTCGTTAACAAGTCGTTTTGGATGACGAACCGAACAAATATTAAAACGTCTTTAATTAGAGAATTTTCAGTTCATTACCCTTGAAAAGTGGGTGCATTTAATTATTGGCCTTCAAAATGGTTTTATGTcagatttttgttttattgagcCTAGACTGTAGAGTTAGGagagtaaatatttttttttttttagtttcatttaTTACTCTAGTCGTATTTTTAGCCCTTCATTAATTaatgcaaattttttattagtgagACTTTATAGTCTCCCGTCTTTAAAACATACTAAggaaaaattatatgatttttataataaaattacgATATTGAAAGAATCACACCTATTTAACATTATTAAGAcagtttataataaaaaataaaataaaaactgacttttactcaacaattttaaatataaattttttttaataaaatgataaataagtAACTTGTTCACGTAGTCACaagaacaatataatttttccaCGTACTAATTGACATTTCCCATTAAAACATGGAGAGGAAGTGTTGGCATTGATGGCTCTGGTTTCAATTTGAAGACAAAACCCAAGGGGGTAAAATAGTCAAAGGGGGGTTATTGGGAACAGAGAAGAAATCGTATTGGATAGAGTGAGTACCATACGGTTTGCCCAAGAAGAAACCAGTAATTATTTAATTCCTAATTCCTAGCGAGCCATCACCCACGACATACAAATTTTTAGGCGGCGATGTGGTACACAGAAAATCGTGACGTGGTTTGGGAAATAGGAATTCCTAGGTCGTTGGTGGAGTCACTGTGGACCCCACCAATTGTTTATAAAAAATCCGTACAATCCTTTGCGTAGTGTGGTTGGAGACGATTCATTTCCTTTTAGGCTTAACACGTAAGGTCTGTGTGGGGAAGGAACAAAGAGAAAAAGGCTGGAACATTGTAAACGGAATAAAATGTTTTAAGATATTGATTTTTCTACTCTATCCTTACTATATAAACCCCAACTTTTGGACCACCTTGACATGTGTTGAAGAAAATGCTATTGAAAAAGTATGACTTAGACATGTTCGAAGCTTTCAGGCCACGTTTTGATTTAACGAAGTTATAATACCAGTTAAAGCATTTAGTATAAACTTGTATTATGTATTAGGCTTAGCGTGGAAGGAGCTCTTGACTATTGGCAAAATGAGGGCTGAGAGATAGGGAGAGTCAGAgcacaatacaatttttttttttttttcatattctttCTCGTTACGTATACCAAATCTTTTTCACGAAGTTAAATTGTTTTAAAGTCTATCTATTCCTTTTTATTAAGTACTCAAttcttcctatcaaaaaaagtaCTCAATTCCTCCTATCATTTCATATTTGTGGGCATATCCTATACTTTAGAAGACTTCATATGTATCTAAATTATCTTTGATACTACTTTTTTTGTTATTCAGTGAAGTGTAGGAAACTaggaatcaatttttttttttttggtgggaaaGGAATATCATTCAATGGCTTGTTCATATTTAtctaaagtagaaaaaaaaaatgcttctttTGAAATGATTGATGtatccaaatttttatttgcaCATTTTTCCTAAGTTGCTTattaagtgtgcgtttgtttAGAATGCATTTGCGTTATTGCTACGTTTTTTGACTAGTCTCATAGCACTTTTCATGAATCAGTCAAAGCACAAAAACGCGTGAACCgtgttttgtcttttaattaatattttgttattgcatttttagaaataaattttcaattttcaacaaataagaaatatttaaagagagcctaaatttttttttaagagaatattttgattttattggtTAGGAAGTGGGCTCACTTTATTCCTTGTAAaatgtttcacttttttgtATAGCCAACTAGGACTGCATTGGAAGGACTCTTTTAACTCTGAAATAATCCACatatatgggaaaaaaaaaaaaaaaaggttttctcTTGTCCCTGAGTGGATTTCAAAATTCtcctaattaaataaaattagggtCTATTTGAAatccgtttattttgttgaaactaaaaactttttactgaaagtactataaataaaagtaaaaattagctg
Protein-coding regions in this window:
- the LOC115980176 gene encoding protein argonaute 5-like, whose protein sequence is MSRRGGGRQPDYRRDQPSPASQQGGGRGRGAGGGRGDGGGRGGRGDAGGRGAGGRGAVGGGGGGRGRGTVPSSFSPVPAPVVSQPSSFASPSTSAPPPPQPQPQPRPQPQPQPQPRPQPQPQPQPQPSSSTVADLARGVERTVTLQDRPPQPLSSKAVVVPRRPGYGSVGKRIQVRANHFLVEVADRDLHHYDVTITPEITSKKVNRNVMTQLDTMYRESHFGNRRAAYDGRKSLYTAGALPFTSKEFIVKLQNEDHPASSSSSSARKERQFKVAIKLVAKHDLQHLKEFLISRQSDVPQETIQALDVVLRAEPSLKYTVVGRSFFHPSLGTQGELGDGIEYWRGYYQSLRPTQMGLSLNIDVSARAFYEPLLVIDFLAKHFRFNLSRLSDQDRIKIKKALRGIKVELTHTEYAKSYKVTGVSTQPVSQLMFTLDDKKTKTSVLQYFRDKYGIVLQYASLPALQAGSDSNPVYLPMEVCKIGAGQRYTKRLNERQVTNLLRATCQRPIERERSITGMVKHNDFSSLKLVREEFGIDVRQGLTTVDARVLPPPMLTYHATGRESRENPRMGQWNMINKKMVNGGRVSYWTCVNFSTRVNRDFPFQFCDELVNMCNSKGIDFSRNPLIPIHSAHPGQIDRALMDIHKQCAAKLKEIEPGKQLQLLIIILPDVTGSYGKIKRICETELGIVSQCCQPKQASKLSKQYLENLALKINVKAGGRNNVLTDAIQKRMPLVSDRPTIIFGADVTHPQPGEDSSPSIAAVVASMDWPEVTKYRGLVSAQEHREEIIQDLYKSVQDPQRGLVHGGLIREQLIAFRRATGQKPHRIIFYRDGVSEGQFSQVLLYEMDAIRKACLSLEENYLPKVTFVVVQKRHHTRLFPTDNQTDRSGNIQPGTVVDTKICHPTEFDFYLNSHAGIQGTSRPTHYHVLYDENNFTADLLQGLTNNLCYTYARCTRSVSIVPPAYYAHLAAFRARYYIEGETSDGGSTGGENRREFRPLPLIKDNVKEVMFYC